The following is a genomic window from Pseudomonas purpurea.
CGGAGCACCGCTTCCCCATGGACAAGTTCCGCCTGCTGCGCGATCACCTGGTGGACAGCGGCCTGACCCAGGACCGCGCCTTGCTGCGTCCGGAACTCTGCCCGGCAGACATCCTGGCCCTGGCCCACGCCCCGGACTACATCGAGCGTTACATGGGCGGCGAGTTGTCCCGCGAGGACCAGCGGCGCCTCGGTCTGCCCTGGAGCGAAGCCCTGGCCCGGCGTACCGTGCGCGCGGTCGGCGGTTCACTGCTGGCCGCCGAGCAGGCGCTGGAACACGGAGTGGCCTGTCACCTGGCGGGCGGCACCCATCACGCTCACTACGATCACCCGGCCGGTTTTTGCATCTTCAACGACCTGGCGGTGATCAGCCATTACCTGCTGGAAAGCGGCCGGGTCGGGCGGGTGCTGATCTTCGACTGCGACGTGCACCAGGGCGACGGGACGGCACGCATTCTGGAACATACCCCGGACGCCGTGACGGTTTCCCTGCACTGCGAAAAGAACTTTCCCGCACGCAAAGCCACAAGCGATTGGGACATCCCACTGCCAATGGGCATGGGCGATGAGGCGTACCTGAAGGTGGTCGATGACGCGCTGAACTATCTGCTGCCGCTCTACCAGCCCGATCTGGTGCTGTATGACGCGGGCGTCGATGTGCACAAAGACGATGCACTGGGTTACCTGAAACTGACCGACCAAGGCGTCGCCGCCCGCGATGAAAGCGTGCTGCGCCATTGCCTGGGGCGCGATATTCCGGTGGTCGGGGTGATCGGCGGCGGCTACAGCAAGGACCGCAAGGCCCTGGCGCGGCGCCATGGCATTCTCCATCACAGCGCGCAACGGGTCTGGCAGTCATCCGGTTGTCATTGAGGTGTGAGTG
Proteins encoded in this region:
- a CDS encoding histone deacetylase codes for the protein MPLPLIYHEDYSPEFPAEHRFPMDKFRLLRDHLVDSGLTQDRALLRPELCPADILALAHAPDYIERYMGGELSREDQRRLGLPWSEALARRTVRAVGGSLLAAEQALEHGVACHLAGGTHHAHYDHPAGFCIFNDLAVISHYLLESGRVGRVLIFDCDVHQGDGTARILEHTPDAVTVSLHCEKNFPARKATSDWDIPLPMGMGDEAYLKVVDDALNYLLPLYQPDLVLYDAGVDVHKDDALGYLKLTDQGVAARDESVLRHCLGRDIPVVGVIGGGYSKDRKALARRHGILHHSAQRVWQSSGCH